CCGGCGAGGATCGCGACCTTCCGACCGGCGTTGAGCACCTCCGCCGCCCGAAGGACAGCGGCGTCGTCGGTCACCGGGGTCGGCCACTCGATGCCCAGGCTCGAAGGCACCATCTTGAAGGCGTGAGTGGGCGCGGAGTACTCCAGCTCCTGCACGTCGGACGGGATGATGATCGCCGTGGGCGCGCGCTCCGCCAAGGCGATCCGGATAGCGCGATCGAGCACGTTCGGGAGCTGTTCGGGCACCGTGACCATCTGGACGTACTCGCTGGCGACGTCCTTGAACAGGGAGAGCAGGTCGACCTCCTGCTGGTATGACCCACCCATCGCCGACCTGCTGGTCTGTCCGACGATGGCGACCACGGGGACGTGGTCGAGCTTCGCGTCGTACAGGCCGTTGAGCAGATGGATGGCTCCGGGACCCGAGGTCGCCATGCACACCCCGAGCCGACCGGTGAACTTCGCGTAGCCGACCGCCTCGAAGGCGCTCATCTCCTCGTGCCGAGCCTGGATGAACATCGGGGCGTCGTCGGCCCGTGCCCAGGCCGCCAGGATGCCGTTGATGCCGTCACCGGGGAAGGCGAACACCCGGTCCACGTCCCAGCTGCGCAGGCGTTCGAGCAGGTGGTCGGCGACGTTCTTCGATCCCATGAGTTCTCCTTCGTGTGAGGTGTGAGCGGGGTGGTCTCCGGCGGAGGCCGGAGCGAACGGTGCGGGAGACGGGCGCTACGCCCCACGACCTGCGGCGAGCCGCTCGGCAGCGCGCGCGGCGACCGCCATGATCGTGAGAGCGGGGTTGGCGCTGCCCTGCGTGGGCAGCACGCTGCCGTCGGTGATGTACAGGTTCGGGACCGCGAAGGTGCGGCAGTCGCCGTCGACGACGCCGTGCTGCGCGTCGCGTGCCATCCGGGCCCCGCCGACCAGGTGCGCGTAGCGGTCGATGGTGATCACGTCGTCGGCGCCGGCCGCGTGCAGGATGTCCTCCATGACGGCCTGGGCGGCCTTCACCAGCGCGGCGTCATTGTCGCACTGGCTGTAGGAGAAGTGCGCGACCGGCAGGCCGTGCCGATCCTTCTCCTCGGCCAGCGTCACCCTGTTGTCCGCCTGGGGAAGGAACTCGCACAATGCTCCCAGGCATGACCAGTGGACGTAGTCGCTCATGTACTCCCGCAGCGCGGCGCCCCAGTGTCCCTGCGCGGCCACGTGCTCGGCCCAGGTGATCGGCAGCGGCGAGACCGTCTGGAGGGAGAACCCGCGCTTGTACGGCCTGCTCGGGTCGGTCTCGTAGAACGCCTCGCTGCTGACCTCGGGGGGCGGCGACTTGTACATCCGCACCTCGGCGTCGAAGCGACCCGCGGTCTGCGGTGCGCCCTGGACCATCAGGTAGCGGCCCACCTGGTCGAAGTCGTTGCACAGCCCGTCCGGGAATCTGTCCGAGGTGGAGTTCAGCAGCAGCCGCGGCGTCTCGATCGAGTAGCCGGCGATCGCCACCATGCGAGCCCGCTGGAACCGGGGTACGCCGTCGCGGACGTAGTGGACGCCCGTGGCCAGGCCGGTGAGCTGGTCGATCTCCACGTGGGTGACCATCGAGTCGGCGCGCACCTCGGCCCCGTGCGCGAGCGCGTCGGGAACGTGGGTGATCAGCGGCGACGCCTTGGCG
This genomic window from Nocardioides cynanchi contains:
- a CDS encoding GMC family oxidoreductase, with protein sequence MSNVRARNESAWLLPNDGTRTNHRLRTDMRRFDDDDEVDLVVVGCGAGGSTMIQRLARAGWNVVALDAGPFWDPDTDWVSDEAGSHHLYWTEPRVIDGKDPVPLGSNNSGRGVGGSMVHYAGYTPRFHPSDFETFTRDGVGADWPFGYPELKPYYEDIEEELPVAGEKWPWGDPHSYPYRPHPVGGNGEIFLRGARELGITAKVGPVAIVNGRFGNRPHCIYRGFCLQGCKVNAKASPLITHVPDALAHGAEVRADSMVTHVEIDQLTGLATGVHYVRDGVPRFQRARMVAIAGYSIETPRLLLNSTSDRFPDGLCNDFDQVGRYLMVQGAPQTAGRFDAEVRMYKSPPPEVSSEAFYETDPSRPYKRGFSLQTVSPLPITWAEHVAAQGHWGAALREYMSDYVHWSCLGALCEFLPQADNRVTLAEEKDRHGLPVAHFSYSQCDNDAALVKAAQAVMEDILHAAGADDVITIDRYAHLVGGARMARDAQHGVVDGDCRTFAVPNLYITDGSVLPTQGSANPALTIMAVAARAAERLAAGRGA